CGTCCCGCACATCTTTGACGCGAACACGGGCACGAATGGTGTCGTTCAAAAAAACGGGCCGCACAAACCGCAGCCGGTCATAGCCGTAGCTCATCGCGTGCGGATTGATCGCCCCAGCCGTCATCCCGACTCCAACGCTGAACACCAGCGTTCCGTGCGCCATTCTAGCCCCAAAAGGTTGTGTTTTGCACCATTCCGCATCCATGTGGTGAGGATAAAAATCGCCCGTCTGGCCAGCGTGCAGCACCACATCCGCCTCGGTAATGGTCCGACCGGTCGTCTCGCGGGCCGTGCCCACCGCATAGTCTTCGAAAAACATCTCGTCCGTCATTGAGCCTCGCAGTTCCAAATAGCGGAACAATCCGCGTTGACATCCACCCCGCAAACTTAGCACGATAAACCAGCGCCTCGAAGCCCAAAGTTTGCTTGGGCGACGCTTCCGCCCAAATGATAGAACTCAACGGCATTACCTGGAACCACACGCGCGGCTATATCCCCATGGTCGCGACGGCGCAGCGCTTTTCTGAACTGAATCCCGGCGTTCAGATTCACTGGCAGAAGCGGTCGCTGCAGGCGTTTGCCGATGCTCCGCTGGCGGATCTCGCTGCGCGCTTTGATCTGCTTGTGATTGACCATCCTTCGATTGGCGAGGCGGCGGAGCATGAGTTACTGTTGCCGCTTGACCAGCACCTACCTGCGGAGTTTCTTGAGGGCCAGGCGCACAATTCCGTTGGGAAGTCGCACGCGAGCTACGACTACGAAGGGCACCAGTACGCGCTTGCAATTGATGCGGCTACTCCCATCGCTGGCTTTCGTGCCGACCTGTTTGCGCGTGCGAAGACAGAACCTCCGCGCACATGGTCTGAGCTACTGGCGCTTGCCCATCGCGGGCTGGTCACAGTTCCGGCGATCCCTATCGACTCGCTGATGAACGTCTTCATGCTGGCCAATGCGTTGGGCGATGAGCCTTTCACGAGGACTGATGAAGTTGTCGGCGAAGCAGCAGGGAAGCAGGCGCTCAAGATGCTGCGTGAGCTGGTGCAGCTCAGCGCGCGTGGGGCGCTTGAACGCAATCCCATCGCTACGTGGCAGCTTCTTTGCGATAGCGATAAGGTTGCGTACTGTCCGTTTGCTTATGGTTACTCGAACTACTCACGCCAAGGCTATGCGGCGAGCGTGCTCACGACGAGCGGGCTTGTTCGGCTCGATCCAAAGTCGCCGCCGCTGCGCTCTACGCTTGGCGGTGCAGGACTGGCGATTTCGAAATCCACCAAACATCCTGAAGCCGCGCTGGCTTATGCGCAGTTTGTTGCCAGCCCAGCGATTCAATCGACGATCTACGCAAACGCGGGAGGCCAGCCTGGCCATCGCGCCGCGTGGCAGGACTCTGCGCTTAACGCTGCTACGAACAACTTCTTTGCAGATACGCTTGAAACGCTCGATGCTGCGTGGGTGCGTCCGCGCTTTGCGGGCTTCATTGCGTTTCAGGACGAGGCCTCGAAGATCATTCACGAGTATTTGGTTAAGGGTGGCTACGAGGCGAAGGTCCTTGAAGAGATGAACCATGCGCTTCGGCGCGCAAAGAAAGATAGAGCATGAAGCCACTTGAAGGCGTTTTGATTGTCGATTTCTCGCAGTTTCTCTCCGGACCTAGCGCGGCGTTGCGTATGGCTGATCTTGGCGCTCGCGTCATCAAGATAGAGCGGCCAGGGCAGGGAGATCTTTGCCGTCAGCTCTATATTTCGAACCTCTGTCTTGACGGAGACTCGACGCTCTTCCACTCCATCAATCGCAACAAGCAGAGTTATGCTGCGGACCTTAAGAATCCTGATGACCTTGCACGTGTGCGCAAGCTGCTGGCTCGTGCCGATGTGATGATTCAGAACTTTCGCCCTGGCGTGATTGAGAAAGTCGGCCTCGGCTATGATGCCGTGCGTGCGTTGAATCCGCGCATCGTTTATGCGGAGGTCACGGGCTACGGAACAACAGGCCCGTGGCGCAACAAGCCAGGACAAGACCTGCTGGTGCAGTCGCTCTCAGGGTTGCCGTATCTGAACGGCGATGCCGCACAGCCGCCAGTTCCATTTGGCCTGGCAGTAGCCGACATGATGGCGGGAGCGCATCTGGTGCAGGGA
This is a stretch of genomic DNA from Edaphobacter acidisoli. It encodes these proteins:
- a CDS encoding MaoC family dehydratase, with the translated sequence MTDEMFFEDYAVGTARETTGRTITEADVVLHAGQTGDFYPHHMDAEWCKTQPFGARMAHGTLVFSVGVGMTAGAINPHAMSYGYDRLRFVRPVFLNDTIRARVRVKDVRDDAKRPKHGIVVEALEVVNQRNETVLVAEHLLLVERREARTG
- a CDS encoding extracellular solute-binding protein codes for the protein MIELNGITWNHTRGYIPMVATAQRFSELNPGVQIHWQKRSLQAFADAPLADLAARFDLLVIDHPSIGEAAEHELLLPLDQHLPAEFLEGQAHNSVGKSHASYDYEGHQYALAIDAATPIAGFRADLFARAKTEPPRTWSELLALAHRGLVTVPAIPIDSLMNVFMLANALGDEPFTRTDEVVGEAAGKQALKMLRELVQLSARGALERNPIATWQLLCDSDKVAYCPFAYGYSNYSRQGYAASVLTTSGLVRLDPKSPPLRSTLGGAGLAISKSTKHPEAALAYAQFVASPAIQSTIYANAGGQPGHRAAWQDSALNAATNNFFADTLETLDAAWVRPRFAGFIAFQDEASKIIHEYLVKGGYEAKVLEEMNHALRRAKKDRA